In the Macadamia integrifolia cultivar HAES 741 unplaced genomic scaffold, SCU_Mint_v3 scaffold3085, whole genome shotgun sequence genome, caggGTTTCTGAGAACACATCGGTACGGCGGCTCCGTATGCTTGGAGGAACCCTTCAAAAGAACCCTAGTGGTGAGGCCAAGGCCCGGCGAAAACGATCGAGAACTATCAAGACTAGTGAAGAGGTTCAGAGCCAAAGGATGACTCATATTGCAGTGGAACGCAATAGAAGGAAGCAGATGAATGAGCACCTTagagtcttgaggtctctcatGCCTGGTTCTTATGTTCAAAGGGTACTAATTAATTTCTTCCACTATCCTATCTTAATTTGTTTCCTCCTTTGTGGTTCTTTTATTCAGGCTTTATGTACTAGAATTAGGGATTCTTCCTCGATGGATTTTCTCCATCCTCAAAGGCACACTAGAGTTGACGTGCAGCTCTGATATTACTTATTGGGACTTCGGTAGAACTCACCCTTAAAAGTTAGCGATTATGGAGAATGCCCAAGTCCTTATAACTCTTCACATCGGACTACTCACATCCGATAAAACCCTGATATCACTTGTTAGATTTGCATTAGATCTAAGAATTTGCTATCTATACAGGGAGATCAAGCATCAATTATTGGTGGTGCAATAGAGTTTGTGAGAGAATTGGAACAACTACTTCAATGCTTAGAGTCTCAGAAGCGGCGAAGACTCTACGGTAGCAGCAGTGAGCCGCCACGACCAGTGGGAGAGTCTCCACTTCCAATTGCACAGCCTCAGCAATCATCATTCTTTCCTCCTATGTTACTTCCTAATGATCAAATCAAGCTTGCAGACTTTGATACTGGATTTCGCGAAGAAACAGCAGAGAATAAATCCTACTTAGCTGATGTTGAAGTAAAGCTCTTAGGCTTTGATGCCATGATTAAGATCCTTTCTCGAAGAAGACAAGGTCAGCTCCTTGAGACAATAGCAGCTCTTGAAGATTTGCAGTTTGATATCCTTCACACCAACATCACCACCATTGAACAAACAGTTCTCTATTCCTTTAATGTCAAGGTAACATCAAACCTTCACTAACAATTTAAATCTCAAGATGCTCAAATTAAGTTTAAATGTTAAATGTTATCTACAGATTTCGAGCGAATCAAGGTTTACAGCAGATGATATCGCGAATTCAGTCCAACAGATATTCATCCATGCAAGCACCATCATATGATCCACTAGGtcataatgaagcaaccttactGTTAGGCCGAGGTCTACTCTTAATCACATATAGGAAATGATCAGATATTTAGTTTTTAGTAAGCCCTTTGTGCAGTCACTATAGTAGTGTTTTGTATATCCAAGATAATGGAGAAACAGCTTTTGTTATCTTCTTGTGAGATTTCTtggtggagaagagagaagggtgTGGAAGAGGAAGTGTGGGGGAGGGTACAGGAGACAAGCTCTGGGAATGGTGTAGtctgtgatttaaaatgtttgtGCATGTATCATGTAAGTGAGATTGTGAGGGTTGTGGAAGGTCAACGTGCCAGTACTGTCTTGATGTAAGTTGACTTGTCAGAAATTTCATCTTTGTTGGTTATCGGCTGCTGATCAATGTATTTGTAGAGCAGATGATGGGGACTACTAGAATAAGGCCATGGCTGGATGGAAGCCTGGACCCTGGGCTAGTGGGTTGCCCTAGATCTGCATGCCCTCATTTAAGGGTGTTGATtggttgatttggtttgatttgattttaatgatTATGATTTGAGAATGAGTGAATCGAAACCAactcaataataaaaaaattgatttctatttcagttcgatttgtttttgatttcttataatttctcttatttattcGATTTCAGTTCAATTTACCATGTATATGTTTACATCATTATGGAAAGAAGTAGAGGTTTTAACGATTTTCAGATTGGTTTCGGCTTCGATTCTATTTCTAtgcttggtttggtttcaatgtGGTATGATTTAAGTTTCACAATTTCCCAATCCATTACTGATATCCAATAATCTTCAGTTTTGGTCAGGCTAGTTTTGGACATTTTGGTCTGGTTTTGCCGGCTTGGCTagggttgacacccctaccctcaTTTTGTATACAAAGGCAGCTCAATTGGTAATTAAGGATCAGTCAAAGGATAAGGACAGCCCCTCTGGCAAGAACCTAGGAATCACAAACTCCTAAAATGGGTCGGTCTGATGGATGTGCCCAATCAATGGACTGGTTGGACCACTGGATGAGGATGTTGGATCTTTGTGAACAACAGTCCATGTTTCTGGTGGCAGGGTTGACCCTACACACCCTACTGACCCAGTTGACTTCTTGTCCTATACAACGGTactaaacaaacaaacaataatTTTTGGTGCCACCATTGGATCTGCAATATAAACCATACAGTTAGCTGTACCATATATTTTGACTGCAGTGATCGTGCAGTTCTAACCTATTGGTTCTGTAATGAAATGTCAAAGAGTTATGTGAAGGCATTCACCAAAAAATTCTGAATTGGCCCACTTTAACTTATCCTTTCAGGAGCAAAGGGAAATAGAGCTACTcaaatattatattttcattaaaaaaaaaaaaacgatagaATGGTCCTTGATCACGGCTAATGGGAGGGCAAACAAAGGCATCGATCAATGTG is a window encoding:
- the LOC122067721 gene encoding transcription factor FAMA-like, with protein sequence MDDKEEENYPVGFPASFTSSDYDHHHHHHQQQQQLLRPGITGENSNAGMVDYMLSNSPISDRLSFADVMQFADFGPKLALNQTKVSDEENGLDPVYFLKFPVLSEKLQDQSLLIPPPAIIDDKFQSGIGIESKTIVAEEEEREEEEEEEGRVSENTSVRRLRMLGGTLQKNPSGEAKARRKRSRTIKTSEEVQSQRMTHIAVERNRRKQMNEHLRVLRSLMPGSYVQRGDQASIIGGAIEFVRELEQLLQCLESQKRRRLYGSSSEPPRPVGESPLPIAQPQQSSFFPPMLLPNDQIKLADFDTGFREETAENKSYLADVEVKLLGFDAMIKILSRRRQGQLLETIAALEDLQFDILHTNITTIEQTVLYSFNVKISSESRFTADDIANSVQQIFIHASTII